The Amycolatopsis endophytica genome includes the window CCGGGTCGGGCTCAGAGGTCCGCGGCGCAGCGGAAGCCGAGGTTGCCGCTGGAGCTGTCCGGGCTGTTGGACGTCCGTGCCGCGACCCGGTAGCGGTTGCAGTAGGAGTCGTGACACAGGTAGGACCCGCCGCGCATCACGCGGCCTTCCGAGCGGGCGTCGAACCAGTCCGCGCACCATTCCCACACGTTGCCGGACACGTTGTAGAGCCCGAAGCCGTTCGGCTCGTAGGCGTCGACCGGGGCGGTGCCCGAGTAGCCGTCGGACGCGTCATCGCGCACCGGAAAGCGGCCCTGCCAGATGTTGCACCGGTGCCGCCCGCCGGGCGTCAGCTCGTCGCCCCACGGGTAGCGGGCCTGGTCGAGCCCGCCGCGCGCCGCGTACTCCCACTCGGTCTCGGTCGGCAACCGTCGCCCGGCCCAGGCGCAGTAGGCGGACGCGTCACGCCACGAGATGTGCACCACCGGGTGGTCCCAGCGGTCGTCCACCGCACTGCCCGGACCCTCCGGCGCCCGCCAGTACGCCCCGGAAACCCCGCACCACCAGGGCGTCTGCCGCGGACGCGGCGAAGCCCCGCGCAGCGAGCCCGGCAGGAACCTGGCGAACACGTACGTCCAGCCGAACGATTCCGCGTCGGTGGCGTATCCGGTCGCGTCCACGAACTCGGCGAACCGCGCGTTGGTCACGGCATACGGGTCGACCGCGAACGGACCGACGGTGACCTCACGAACGGGCCCTTCGTGGTCGTCCGGGAACCCGTCCGGATCGTCGGTCCCCATCCGGAACGTGCCGCCCCGCAGCACGACCATCCCACTCGTGTCGGCTGCTTTCCCACCGGGAACGGACACGGCGGAACCACCACCGGACCGCGACGGCGGGCAACAACCGGACACAGATCCCCTTCCAGCGGTTCAGGAGCAGATGGCGCCCTGCGCGGCGGACCCGACCAGCCGGGCGTACTTGGCCAGCACGCCCGTCCGGCGCGGTGGCGGCGGCATCTCCCAGCCAGCGCTCCGCGCCTCCAACTCCCCGGCGGTGATCCCCACGTCGAGCGTACGTGTCTCCATGTCGAGGACGATCGGGTCGCCGTCACGCACGAACGCGATCGGCCCGCCGTGCGCGGCCTCCGGCGCGACGTGCCCGATGCACAGCCCGGTCGTCCCGCCGGAGAACCGCCCATCCGTCAGGAGCAGGACGTCCTTGCCCAGTCCGGCGCCCTTGATCGCGCCGGTCACGGCCAGCATCTCGCGCATCCCCGGCCCGCCGCGCGGCCCCTCGTACCGGATCACCACGACGTCGCCGGGTTGCAGCGTCGGCAGCGCGTCCATCGCCGCCTGCTCGCCGTCGAACACACGCGCGGTGCCCTCGAACCGTGACGAGTCGAACCCCGCGCTCTTCACCACCGCGCCCTCCGGCGCGAGACTGCCGTGCAGGATCGTCAGTCCGCCGGTCGGGTGAATCGGGTTCGACAGCTTCCGCACGACCTCGCCGTCCAGCTCCGGCGGCGCCAGTTCGGCCAGGTTCTCGGCCAGCGTCCTGCCGGTGACAGTGAGGCAGTCGCCGTTCAACAGACCCGCGTCGAGCAGGGCCTTCATCACCACCGGCACGCCACCCACCCGGTCGACCGCGGTCATCACGTGCCGCCCGAACGGCTTGACGTCGGCCAGGTGCGGCACGCGGTCACCGATGCGGGTGAAATCGTCGAGGGTCAGCTCGACCTGCGCCTCGTGCGCGATCGCCAGCAGGTGCAGCACCGCGTTGGTCGACCCGCCGAGCGCCATCACGACGGCGATCGCGTTCTCGAACGCCTCCCGCGTCATCACGTCCCGCGCGGTGATTCCGGCGCCGATCATCGAGACCACGGCCTCGCCGCTCTCCCGCGCGAACCGGTCGCGCCGCCGGTCCACCGACGGCGGGCTCGCCGAACCGGGCAGCGACATGCCCAGCGCCTCGGCCGCGCAGGCCATCGTGTTCGCCGTGTACATCCCACCGCAGGCGCCCTCACCAGGGCAGATGGCCCGCTCGATCCGGTCGACCTCGTCCCGGGAAATGAGCCCGCGCGCACACGCGCCGACCGCCTCGAAGGCGTCGATGATCGTCACCTCACGGCCGTCGACGGTGCCCGGCAGGATCGACCCCGCGTAGAGGAACACCGACGCGACGTCCAGGCGCGCCGCGGCCATCAGCATGCCGGGCAGGCTCTTGTCGCAGCCGGCGAGCAGCACCGAACCGTCGAGCCGCTCGGCCTCCATCACCGTCTCGACCGAGTCGGCGATGATCTCGCGCGACACCAGCGAGAAGTGCATGCCCTCGTGGCCCATCGAAATCCCGTCGGACACCGAGATCGTGCCGAACTCCATCGGGAAGCCGCCGCCGGCGTGCACGCCCTGTTTGCTGGCCTGCGCCAGCCGTTGCAGCGACAGGTTGCACGGTGTTATCTCGTTCCATGAGGACGCGATGCCGATCTGGGGTTTGGCGAAGTCCTCGTCGCCCATGCCGACGGCACGCAGCATGCCGCGCGCCGCCGCGCGCTCCAGTCCGTCCGTCACGTCCCGGGATCGCGGTTTGAGGTCAGCCATGGGGAGCACGATAGGCCGGAGATCCACTCTCTACACAACATTGACGACCGAGAAGAACTTGTAGAGAATCAGGTCATGACGATGGTGTCATTCGATCGGCGGCCGGAGGACTACCGGCACTGGCGGCTCCGGATCGAACCGCCGCTGGCCTGGCTGGAAATGGACGTCGACGAGAACGGCGGCCTCGTCGAGGGGTACGAGCTCAAGCTCAACTCCTACGACCTCGGCGTCGACATCGAGCTGTACGACGCCGTCCAGCGGCTGCGCTTCGAACACCCCGAGGTGCGTGCCGTGATCCTCACCAGCGCCAAGGACAAGGTCTTCTGCGCGGGCGCGAACATCCGCATGCTGGCCGGCTCCCCGCACGAGTGGAAGGTGAACTTCTGCAAGTTCACCAACGAGACCCGCAACGGGATCGAGGACGCGACCGAGAACTCCGGGCAGATCTACCTCGCGGCGGTCAACGGCAGCTGCGCCGGTGGCGGCTACGAGATCGCACTGGCCTGCGAGAAGATCCTGCTGGTCGACGACAACTCCTCGACCGTCGCGCTGCCCGAGGTGCCGCTGCTCGGTGTGCTGCCCGGCACCGGCGGGCTCACCCGCGTCACCGACAAGCGCCGCGTCCGCAAGGACCGCGCCGACGTGTTCGCCACCCGCCCGGACGGCGTCAAGGGCCGCACCGCCGTCGACTGGCGGCTGGTCGACGAACTGGTCCCGCGCCAGGAGTTCCGGCAGGTCGTCGAGCAGCGGGCCCGCGAACTCGCCGCCCGGAGCAGCAGGCCCGAGGGCACGCAGGGCATCCGGCTCGACCCGCTGGACCGCACCGTCGAGGACGACCGCATCAGCTACCCGAACGTCATCGCCGAGCTGGACCGGACCGCGGGCGTCGTCACGATCACCGTGCGCGGACCACAGGGCGACGGCTGGCTGCTCGCCATGACCCGCGAGCTGGACGACCTGATCCTGCGCCTGCGCACCAACGAACCCGAGCTCGGCACCTGGGTGCTGCGCACCGAGGGCGATCCGGACGCCGTGCTCACCGCCGAACGGGAGGTGCTCACCGGAACCGACTGGCTGTCCAACGAGATCCTGCACTACTACAAGCGCACGCTGAAACGGCTCGACGTCACCAGCCGCAGCCTCATCGCCCTGATCGAACCGGGCAGCTGCTTCGCCGGGGTGCTGCTGGAACTGGCGCTGGCCTGCGACCGGCAGTACATGTTGGACGGTCCTCCGATCGACGACGAGGACAGCGAGGAGCGCGCCACGCTCGTGATGTCCGAGGCCAACTTCGGCGCCTTCCCGATGGGCAACGGACTGTCCAGAGTGGAATCCCGCTTCTACGGCGAGCACGACCACCTCGACTGGCTCAAGCGGGAACGCGACCGGCACCTGTCCGCCGAGGAGGCCGTCGAGCTGGGCCTGGTCACCGAGGCGCCGGACGACATCGACTGGGAGGACGAGATCCGGATCGTGCTGGAGGGCCGCGCCGCGCTGTCGCCGGACGCGCTCACCGGCATGGAGGCCAACCACCGGTTCGTCGGCCCGGAGACGATCGAGACCAAGATCTTCGGCCGCCTGACGGCCTGGCAGAACTGGATCTTCACGAGACCGAACGCCTCCGGACCGGACGGTGCGCTGCGCCGTTACGGCACCGGCCAGAAGGCGACCTACGACCGCAAGCGGGTGTGAGATGCCGACCAGGATCGACTACGACGCCAAGATCCCGAACAACGTGGAGCTGTCGGACAACCGCCGCCTGCAGCGGGCGCTGGAGGGCTGGCAGCCGAAGTTCATGAACTGGTGGGCCGAGATGGGCCCGACGCTGGAGACACAGGGCGTGTACCTGCGCACGGCGGTGTCCGTCGGTCGCGAGGGCTGGGCGCACTTCGGCCACGTCGTGCCGCACGACTACCGGTGGGGAATCTTTCTGTCCGAGCGCGATCCGGATCGCCGGATCGCGTTCGGTGAGCACCAGGGCGAACCCGCGTGGCAGCAGGTGCCCGGCGAGTACCGCGCCGACCTGCAACGGCTGATCGTCATCCAGGGCGACACCGAACCGGCTTCGGTGGAACAGCAGAAGCTGCTCGGCCTGACCGCACCCAGCCTGTACGACCTGCGCAACCTGTTCCAGGTCAACGTCGAGGAGGGCCGTCACCTGTGGGCGATGGTCTACCTGCTGCACGCCTACTTCGGCAAGGAGGGTCGCGAGGAGGCGGAGGGCCTGCTGTTCCGCAACTCCGGCAGCCCGGACACGCCGCGTATCCTCGGCGCGTTCAACGAGGAGACCGCCGACTGGCTCGCGTTCTACATGTTCACCTACTTCACCGACCGCGACGGCAAGTACCAGCTGGGCACGCTCAAGGAGTCGGCGTTCGATCCGCTGTCGCGCACCTGCGAGTTCATGCTCAAGGAGGAGGCGCACCACATGTTCGTCGGCACCACCGGTGTCGACCGGGTGGTGACACGCAGTGCCGAGCTGATCCGCGAGCACGACACGATGGACATCGCCGCGCACGGCGGCATCCCGCTCGACCTGATCCAGCGCTACCTCAACTTCCACTACACCGTCTCGCTCGACCTGTTCGGCAGCGAAACGTCCACGAACGCGGCCAACTACTACACCTCGGGCCTCAAGGGCCGCTGGATGGAGACCCGTCGCAAGGACGACCACCAGCTCACCGAGGACGCCGCGATGCTCGACAAGCCGCAGCCGGACGGGACGTGGGCGAGCGAGGAGATGCAGCGGATCCTGCTGCTCAACCTCGACCTGCGCGGCGAGTACATCGCGGACTGCGAGTCCGGGGCCAAGCGGTGGAACAAGATCCTCACCGAAGCGGGTATCGACTTCTCCTTCCGGCTGCCGCACCCTGGTTTCAACCGGAAAGTGGGCATAAACTCCGGCCACCACATCACGCCGGACGGGACGATCGTGGACGCAGCGACCTGGGAACGCGGCCGGAAGCACTGGCTGCCGAGCGACGAGGACCTGGCGTTCGTGCGGTCGCTCATGCACCCCGTGTACGAACGGGGCAAGATCGCGAGCTGGGTCGCCCCGCCGCGCCAGGGCATCAACGGCAAGCCGTCCGACTACGAGTACGTGTACCTGTAACCGGCGAAGGGCGGGCGCGATGACCGAGTTCAACGCTGCGGACTACCTGGTCGATCGGCACGTCCGGGACGGTGACGGCGACCGCACGGCGGTCGTCGCGGTCTCACGCACGCTCACCTACGCCGAGCTCTCCGACGCGATGCACCGCGTCGCGGGCGGCTTCGCGGACATCGGCGTGCGTCCCGAGGAACGGGTCATGCTGTGCATGGTCGACGGGGTGGAGATGCTGACCGGCATCCTGGGCGCGATGTGTGCCGGCGCGGTGCCGGTGCCCGTGTCGACGATGCTGACCGGCCCGGAGCTGGGCCGGGTACTGGCGGACTCACGGGCGCGGGTGCTGTGCGTATCGGACGAGTTCACGGCCGCCGCGATGGAGGCGGTCGAGCTGGCGCCGGAGGTGACCGACGTCGTGCTGGACCGCGCCGACCCGGTCCACTTCGGACGAACGGTGACGCACGACTGGGGCAAGATCGCCACCGCGGAGCCGCGGGAAGTGTCGGGGACCTGGGAAGATTCGCCCGCGTTGTGGCTGTACACGTCCGGCACGACGGGACAGCCGAAGGGTGCGATGCACCGGCACGCGAGCATCCGGGCGGTGTGCGAGACCTACGGGCGTCAGGTGCTCGGGATCCGGCCGGAGGACCGGTGTTTTTCGGTCGCCAAGCTGTTCTTCGCCTACGGGATCGGCAACTCCGCGTTCTTCCCGTTGTCGGTGGGCGCGTCGACGGTGCTCGAACCGGGACGCCCGTCACCGCAACTGGTCGCCGAACGGGTGCGGGCGGAGCGGCCGACGTTGTTCTTCGGGGTGCCGACGTTCTACTCCGCGCTGCTGGCCTCGGACCTGCCCGCGGACACGTTTTCCTCGGTGCGGCAGGCGGTTTCGGCGGGCGAGCCGTTGCCCGCGGTGTTGTTCGAGCGGTTCCGCGACCGGTTCGGTGTCGAGATCCTGGACGGGATCGGGTCGACCGAGGCGCTGCACATCTTCCTGTCGAACCGGCCGGGCGAGGTGGCGCCCGGCACGACCGGGGTGGCGGTGCCGGGCTACGACGTGGAGATCCGCGACGCGCTGGGCGCGTTGATCGAGTCGACCGGTGAGCCGGGCGAGCTGTACGTGCGTGGCCCGTCGACGGCGTTCGGTTACTGGAGCCGGTACGAGACGTCGAAGCAGGTGTTCCAGGGCGAGTGGTTGCGGACGGGGGACAGTTACGTGCGCAACCCGGACGGCACCTACACGTGTCTTGGTAGGTTCAACGACATGCTGAAGGCGGGCGGGATCTGGGTCTCGCCGTCGGAGGTCGAGCAGCGGTTGCTGCAGCACCCGGACGTGGCCGAGGTGGCGGTGGTGGCGGCGCCGGACGCCGACGGCATCGAAAAGCCGGTGGCGTGCGTGGTGCCCGCGGCCGGAAGAGTGGTGGACTCGGACGCGCTGATCGATTTCTGCCGCGCGGAACTCGCCGCGTTCAAACGCCCTCGTGCGGTGGTGGGTGTCGAGGAGCTGCCGAAGACGGCGACGGGCAAGATCCGCCGGAACGTGATCCGCGAGCTGGTCCGCGACTCGCTGCGGCCG containing:
- the ilvD gene encoding dihydroxy-acid dehydratase, which codes for MADLKPRSRDVTDGLERAAARGMLRAVGMGDEDFAKPQIGIASSWNEITPCNLSLQRLAQASKQGVHAGGGFPMEFGTISVSDGISMGHEGMHFSLVSREIIADSVETVMEAERLDGSVLLAGCDKSLPGMLMAAARLDVASVFLYAGSILPGTVDGREVTIIDAFEAVGACARGLISRDEVDRIERAICPGEGACGGMYTANTMACAAEALGMSLPGSASPPSVDRRRDRFARESGEAVVSMIGAGITARDVMTREAFENAIAVVMALGGSTNAVLHLLAIAHEAQVELTLDDFTRIGDRVPHLADVKPFGRHVMTAVDRVGGVPVVMKALLDAGLLNGDCLTVTGRTLAENLAELAPPELDGEVVRKLSNPIHPTGGLTILHGSLAPEGAVVKSAGFDSSRFEGTARVFDGEQAAMDALPTLQPGDVVVIRYEGPRGGPGMREMLAVTGAIKGAGLGKDVLLLTDGRFSGGTTGLCIGHVAPEAAHGGPIAFVRDGDPIVLDMETRTLDVGITAGELEARSAGWEMPPPPRRTGVLAKYARLVGSAAQGAICS
- a CDS encoding formylglycine-generating enzyme family protein — protein: MSGCCPPSRSGGGSAVSVPGGKAADTSGMVVLRGGTFRMGTDDPDGFPDDHEGPVREVTVGPFAVDPYAVTNARFAEFVDATGYATDAESFGWTYVFARFLPGSLRGASPRPRQTPWWCGVSGAYWRAPEGPGSAVDDRWDHPVVHISWRDASAYCAWAGRRLPTETEWEYAARGGLDQARYPWGDELTPGGRHRCNIWQGRFPVRDDASDGYSGTAPVDAYEPNGFGLYNVSGNVWEWCADWFDARSEGRVMRGGSYLCHDSYCNRYRVAARTSNSPDSSSGNLGFRCAADL
- a CDS encoding benzoate-CoA ligase family protein, which produces MTEFNAADYLVDRHVRDGDGDRTAVVAVSRTLTYAELSDAMHRVAGGFADIGVRPEERVMLCMVDGVEMLTGILGAMCAGAVPVPVSTMLTGPELGRVLADSRARVLCVSDEFTAAAMEAVELAPEVTDVVLDRADPVHFGRTVTHDWGKIATAEPREVSGTWEDSPALWLYTSGTTGQPKGAMHRHASIRAVCETYGRQVLGIRPEDRCFSVAKLFFAYGIGNSAFFPLSVGASTVLEPGRPSPQLVAERVRAERPTLFFGVPTFYSALLASDLPADTFSSVRQAVSAGEPLPAVLFERFRDRFGVEILDGIGSTEALHIFLSNRPGEVAPGTTGVAVPGYDVEIRDALGALIESTGEPGELYVRGPSTAFGYWSRYETSKQVFQGEWLRTGDSYVRNPDGTYTCLGRFNDMLKAGGIWVSPSEVEQRLLQHPDVAEVAVVAAPDADGIEKPVACVVPAAGRVVDSDALIDFCRAELAAFKRPRAVVGVEELPKTATGKIRRNVIRELVRDSLRPGALT
- the boxB gene encoding benzoyl-CoA 2,3-epoxidase subunit BoxB; translated protein: MPTRIDYDAKIPNNVELSDNRRLQRALEGWQPKFMNWWAEMGPTLETQGVYLRTAVSVGREGWAHFGHVVPHDYRWGIFLSERDPDRRIAFGEHQGEPAWQQVPGEYRADLQRLIVIQGDTEPASVEQQKLLGLTAPSLYDLRNLFQVNVEEGRHLWAMVYLLHAYFGKEGREEAEGLLFRNSGSPDTPRILGAFNEETADWLAFYMFTYFTDRDGKYQLGTLKESAFDPLSRTCEFMLKEEAHHMFVGTTGVDRVVTRSAELIREHDTMDIAAHGGIPLDLIQRYLNFHYTVSLDLFGSETSTNAANYYTSGLKGRWMETRRKDDHQLTEDAAMLDKPQPDGTWASEEMQRILLLNLDLRGEYIADCESGAKRWNKILTEAGIDFSFRLPHPGFNRKVGINSGHHITPDGTIVDAATWERGRKHWLPSDEDLAFVRSLMHPVYERGKIASWVAPPRQGINGKPSDYEYVYL
- the boxC gene encoding 2,3-epoxybenzoyl-CoA dihydrolase, which gives rise to MTMVSFDRRPEDYRHWRLRIEPPLAWLEMDVDENGGLVEGYELKLNSYDLGVDIELYDAVQRLRFEHPEVRAVILTSAKDKVFCAGANIRMLAGSPHEWKVNFCKFTNETRNGIEDATENSGQIYLAAVNGSCAGGGYEIALACEKILLVDDNSSTVALPEVPLLGVLPGTGGLTRVTDKRRVRKDRADVFATRPDGVKGRTAVDWRLVDELVPRQEFRQVVEQRARELAARSSRPEGTQGIRLDPLDRTVEDDRISYPNVIAELDRTAGVVTITVRGPQGDGWLLAMTRELDDLILRLRTNEPELGTWVLRTEGDPDAVLTAEREVLTGTDWLSNEILHYYKRTLKRLDVTSRSLIALIEPGSCFAGVLLELALACDRQYMLDGPPIDDEDSEERATLVMSEANFGAFPMGNGLSRVESRFYGEHDHLDWLKRERDRHLSAEEAVELGLVTEAPDDIDWEDEIRIVLEGRAALSPDALTGMEANHRFVGPETIETKIFGRLTAWQNWIFTRPNASGPDGALRRYGTGQKATYDRKRV